A stretch of Novipirellula artificiosorum DNA encodes these proteins:
- a CDS encoding TatD family hydrolase, giving the protein MTLSLFDTHSHLNTGAFGDEMEDVIGRAKTAGVVGINVIGIDAATSRRAVELAAEYPGFLFATVGIQPNSAAEATPEDWDTILELAKSPGVCAIGETGIDCYWDDTPIAMQHEYFDRHLQLCRDTSLPMVIHMRESGDLIVEQLRRQSTVPPGVMHSFTGDLRLAEECLDLGLHISFAGMVTFKKSDELRQVATKVPIDRLLVETDSPYLSPEPFRGKRPNEPARVEHTLRCLAKTRDAAPEQLAMQTTENARRLFKLAP; this is encoded by the coding sequence ATGACTCTCTCGCTTTTTGACACCCACTCGCATCTGAATACGGGCGCCTTCGGCGACGAGATGGAGGACGTGATCGGAAGAGCCAAAACGGCGGGCGTGGTTGGCATCAACGTGATCGGCATCGATGCAGCAACGAGCCGTCGCGCCGTCGAATTGGCCGCCGAGTACCCCGGTTTCCTGTTTGCGACCGTCGGCATCCAGCCCAACTCGGCTGCGGAAGCAACACCCGAAGACTGGGACACGATTCTCGAACTGGCGAAATCGCCGGGTGTCTGTGCGATTGGTGAAACCGGCATCGATTGCTACTGGGACGACACGCCGATTGCAATGCAGCACGAATACTTCGACCGTCATTTGCAACTCTGTCGCGATACCTCGCTGCCGATGGTGATTCACATGCGTGAAAGCGGCGATTTGATCGTCGAACAACTGCGTCGCCAAAGCACCGTGCCGCCCGGCGTGATGCACTCGTTTACCGGCGATCTGCGACTTGCCGAGGAGTGTCTGGACCTAGGGCTGCACATCAGTTTCGCGGGCATGGTGACGTTCAAAAAAAGTGACGAACTGCGTCAAGTTGCGACAAAGGTGCCCATCGACCGCCTGCTCGTGGAAACCGATTCGCCCTACTTGAGTCCCGAACCGTTTCGGGGTAAACGGCCCAATGAACCGGCGCGAGTGGAACACACATTGCGTTGTCTGGCAAAGACGCGAGATGCCGCACCAGAGCAGCTCGCGATGCAAACAACCGAAAACGCCAGACGCTTGTTCAAATTGGCTCCGTGA